A genomic window from Chloroflexota bacterium includes:
- a CDS encoding SPFH domain-containing protein, with translation MARIIDVVEFLDNAGNEIVHREPEGGPGDFRLGSQVIVRESQNAVFFRDGKSLDVFGPGRHTITTMNIPILASLIGLATSGKSPFPAEVVFVNMKEFLNQKWGTPEPIAFRDSDLGMVRLRSFGMFAFQVKDVSLFVNGIVGQQGIYTTASLDDFLRGMIIAKLTDTLGEQKKSVLDLPSLYSEIGAMTKAALTDDFSRIGLTLKAMYVNAITPTEDTAKAIDERAAMGALGDMDKYLKFKAARAMGDAANNPNGAGAAGMQLGVGLGAGAGLGAGLAGMMSQAMQQTQNAHPVASTIACPSCGTANPVGSKFCNNCGTKFGPATIKCPTCGTENPAGAKFCSNDGIKLS, from the coding sequence ATGGCACGCATCATTGATGTTGTCGAGTTTCTCGACAATGCAGGGAATGAAATCGTTCACCGCGAACCCGAGGGCGGTCCTGGTGATTTTCGACTTGGCTCGCAAGTCATTGTGCGTGAAAGCCAGAATGCCGTGTTCTTTCGCGACGGCAAGTCGCTCGACGTGTTCGGACCGGGGCGGCACACGATCACGACGATGAACATTCCGATTCTCGCGAGTCTCATCGGTCTCGCGACGAGCGGCAAATCGCCCTTCCCTGCCGAAGTCGTGTTCGTGAACATGAAAGAATTCCTCAATCAAAAATGGGGCACGCCCGAACCGATCGCATTCCGCGATTCCGACCTGGGAATGGTGCGCTTGCGCTCGTTCGGCATGTTCGCGTTTCAGGTGAAGGATGTGTCGCTGTTCGTCAACGGCATCGTCGGTCAGCAAGGCATTTACACAACCGCATCGCTCGACGATTTTTTGCGCGGCATGATCATCGCGAAACTCACCGATACGCTCGGCGAGCAAAAGAAATCGGTGCTCGATCTACCCAGTCTCTACAGCGAAATTGGCGCGATGACCAAAGCCGCACTCACCGACGACTTTAGCCGAATCGGCTTGACGCTCAAAGCGATGTACGTCAACGCGATCACGCCAACCGAAGACACCGCGAAAGCGATTGACGAACGCGCGGCGATGGGCGCGCTCGGCGATATGGACAAGTACTTGAAATTCAAAGCCGCGCGCGCGATGGGCGATGCGGCGAATAACCCGAATGGCGCCGGGGCGGCAGGTATGCAACTGGGCGTCGGTCTGGGCGCGGGCGCAGGGCTGGGCGCGGGTCTCGCCGGGATGATGTCGCAGGCGATGCAACAAACGCAAAACGCGCATCCGGTCGCTTCGACGATCGCGTGTCCCAGTTGCGGCACCGCGAATCCGGTCGGCTCGAAATTCTGCAACAACTGCGGAACGAAATTCGGTCCCGCGACAATCAAGTGTCCAACCTGTGGCACGGAAAATCCGGCGGGCGCAAAATTCTGTAGCAACGATGGAATCAAGTTGAGTTAA
- a CDS encoding glycosyltransferase family 39 protein — protein sequence MRQSLTLGFILLLAFLVRIARLDFQPLWWDEGYSLFFATRDFVTMLERTAIDIHPPLYYAFLQGWIALAGKSDIAVRLMSVAIGVAAIPLLYALARELFDDDLVANGAALILALSPLHVYYSQEVRMYGMVTLFGLASMYLFVRLLHMPTGRPRTGLFAMGYALATAAALYTQYYAAFILALQVLVILVLFVRRSPRVTRRSIPHWFGAWIAIALLYAPWVWFAGEKLYTYVSGKVTHEAYAPLTPLAFAMNHLTAFSVGHLSQLKWLDAASAIFIAFGILGIVDAIRHAHVIETDAETSEILETSTVSTEEIHDQTDEVLETPRVYSAEIAWAWDLYTWIALAYLVVPVLCVFFVNLIFPFHPIRSERLLLIVVPAFCLLIALGVRALWERRAWVGALALALTVIASLASLYDFYTVPRYAQDDYRPLIAQLQTHAQPGDTFLAIYPWQIGYLETYYAPRGAPLNIVETPNDAWIENPAQMQSDLDALLTKNPRVWVPALQTLGRLVEDALDANLRPRTYLVVDEWFGTTRLELFARAEPPMMVGNSIAFEDNVHLIDRGVSTDPVAAGQDMVRVDLVWGNITSTDLRASLRLVDPNGNTWMQDDRDVTQGTHRIGFSVDTGTPPGTYALQLRLYRARDGSVLRPDHLALGAIQVTAPAQSNLAAIPQRVNADFANGARLVGSTLPEKPIRPGDPTSLALFWQAPRAIAQDFNVAIQIEDERGNVYASTQAAPARGIYPATRWQIGELVRDPQSFTLRGDTPDGAYRVTVTIAEGDARRWVEVGKIAVKNRPHYFGAPSPSQKFSARIGEVAQLVGYDISQNERAVRVVLYWQALSSPSTSYTAFAQLLDSSGALRAQRDQIPGAGAYPTTSWVKGEYLVDVYDITLQSDAPPGEYTIIIGMYDTTNNTRLPVFDATQKPVGDHSELSTRIIIR from the coding sequence ATGCGCCAATCACTCACCCTGGGTTTCATCCTCCTCCTTGCCTTCCTCGTTCGCATCGCGCGTTTGGATTTCCAACCGCTGTGGTGGGATGAGGGCTATAGTCTTTTTTTCGCCACACGCGATTTCGTTACGATGCTCGAACGCACCGCGATTGACATCCATCCTCCGCTCTACTATGCGTTCTTGCAAGGATGGATCGCGTTGGCTGGCAAAAGCGATATCGCCGTACGCTTGATGTCCGTCGCGATTGGCGTCGCCGCGATTCCGCTCCTCTACGCGCTCGCGCGCGAACTGTTCGACGACGATCTCGTCGCGAACGGTGCCGCGTTGATTCTCGCGTTGTCGCCTCTGCACGTTTACTATTCGCAAGAAGTGCGAATGTATGGCATGGTTACACTGTTCGGTCTCGCTTCCATGTATCTGTTTGTGCGACTGCTCCATATGCCGACAGGCAGACCCAGGACTGGTCTGTTCGCGATGGGATATGCGCTCGCGACCGCCGCCGCACTGTACACACAATACTACGCCGCGTTCATTCTCGCGCTTCAGGTTCTCGTCATTCTTGTCTTGTTCGTTCGCCGCTCGCCACGCGTCACTCGCCGCTCGATTCCTCATTGGTTCGGTGCATGGATTGCCATTGCCCTGCTCTATGCTCCCTGGGTCTGGTTCGCCGGCGAAAAACTATACACCTACGTCAGCGGCAAAGTCACCCACGAGGCATACGCCCCACTCACGCCACTCGCCTTTGCAATGAATCACCTGACCGCGTTTTCGGTCGGACATTTGTCGCAACTGAAATGGCTCGACGCGGCGAGCGCAATTTTTATCGCGTTCGGCATCTTGGGCATCGTGGATGCGATTCGCCACGCGCACGTGATCGAAACAGACGCCGAGACCTCCGAGATATTAGAAACCTCGACGGTTTCAACCGAAGAAATCCACGATCAGACCGATGAGGTTCTGGAAACCCCGAGGGTCTACTCCGCCGAAATCGCGTGGGCGTGGGATTTGTACACGTGGATTGCGCTCGCGTATCTGGTCGTCCCGGTTCTGTGTGTTTTTTTTGTCAACCTAATTTTTCCATTTCATCCGATTCGTTCCGAACGATTACTGCTCATCGTCGTTCCCGCGTTTTGTTTACTCATCGCCTTGGGCGTGCGCGCGTTGTGGGAACGCCGCGCCTGGGTTGGCGCGCTTGCGCTGGCGCTGACCGTAATTGCCTCGCTCGCGTCGCTCTACGATTTTTACACTGTGCCGCGTTACGCGCAGGATGATTACCGTCCGCTCATCGCGCAACTGCAAACCCACGCACAGCCGGGCGATACGTTCCTCGCGATTTATCCGTGGCAAATCGGTTATCTCGAAACGTACTATGCTCCGCGCGGCGCACCGCTCAACATCGTCGAGACGCCGAACGACGCGTGGATCGAGAATCCCGCGCAGATGCAAAGCGATCTCGACGCGCTGTTGACGAAGAATCCGCGCGTATGGGTACCGGCATTGCAAACACTGGGTCGCCTCGTCGAGGATGCGCTCGACGCGAACCTGCGTCCACGGACATACTTGGTCGTAGATGAATGGTTCGGCACGACGCGGCTTGAACTTTTCGCGCGCGCTGAACCACCCATGATGGTTGGTAATTCGATTGCATTTGAAGACAATGTGCATTTGATTGATCGCGGTGTCTCGACCGATCCCGTCGCCGCGGGACAAGACATGGTGCGCGTAGATTTGGTTTGGGGCAACATCACGTCAACCGATTTACGCGCGAGTTTGCGCTTGGTGGATCCGAACGGCAATACGTGGATGCAAGATGATCGCGATGTGACCCAAGGCACACACCGCATCGGATTTTCCGTTGATACAGGCACACCACCGGGAACGTACGCGTTGCAACTCCGTTTGTATCGCGCACGCGACGGGAGCGTGCTTCGACCCGATCACTTGGCGCTCGGCGCGATTCAAGTGACTGCACCCGCACAATCCAACCTCGCCGCGATTCCACAGCGCGTTAATGCCGATTTTGCAAACGGCGCGCGGCTAGTCGGCTCGACGTTGCCGGAAAAACCGATTCGTCCGGGCGATCCAACATCACTCGCGCTATTTTGGCAAGCGCCGCGCGCCATCGCGCAAGATTTCAATGTCGCGATTCAAATTGAGGACGAACGTGGGAATGTGTATGCGAGCACGCAAGCCGCGCCGGCGCGCGGCATTTATCCGGCGACGCGCTGGCAAATCGGTGAACTCGTGCGCGACCCGCAATCGTTCACGCTGCGCGGCGACACGCCCGATGGCGCGTATCGCGTGACGGTCACTATCGCAGAAGGCGACGCGCGACGCTGGGTTGAAGTTGGAAAAATCGCGGTTAAGAATCGTCCACACTATTTTGGCGCGCCATCACCATCGCAAAAATTCTCGGCGCGCATCGGCGAGGTCGCGCAACTGGTCGGGTACGATATTTCGCAGAATGAACGCGCGGTGCGCGTCGTGTTATACTGGCAGGCGCTCAGCTCGCCATCCACGTCGTACACCGCGTTCGCTCAATTGCTCGACTCAAGCGGCGCTCTACGCGCGCAACGTGATCAGATCCCCGGCGCGGGCGCGTATCCGACAACAAGCTGGGTCAAGGGCGAGTACCTCGTGGATGTGTACGATATCACATTGCAAAGCGACGCGCCGCCCGGCGAGTACACGATTATCATCGGGATGTACGACACGACGAACAACACACGCTTGCCGGTATTTGATGCGACTCAAAAACCGGTTGGCGATCATAGCGAACTGTCTACGCGAATAATCATTCGGTAG
- the treS gene encoding maltose alpha-D-glucosyltransferase — protein sequence MRRTNRGDPFDDNPLWYKDAIIYEVHVRAFHDSTGDGVGDFPGLTAKLDYLKDLGVTAIWLLPFYPSPLRDDGYDIADYNNVHPAYGTLNDLNVFLRQAHARGLRVITELVLNHTSDQHAWFQKSRRVANDDPWRDFYVWSDTPEKYRDARIIFKDFETSNWTWDSLGKAYYWHRFYAHQPDLNYENSAVRRAMLEIVDAWFRMGVDGLRLDAVPYLFEREGTNCENLPETHAFLKELRQHIQAQFKNRMLLAEANQWPEDAIAYFGVGDESHMAFHFPLMPRLFMSIRMEDRFPIVEILDQTPAIPETCQWAVFLRNHDELTLEMVTDEERDYMYRVYAHDRQARINLGIRRRLAPLLGNHRRRIELMNGLLFSMPGSPVIYYGDEIGMGDNIYLGDRNGVRTPMQWSADRNAGFSRANPQQLFLPIIIDPEYHYEAINVEAQQNNPHSLLWWMKRLIAMRKRYQAFGRGTIEFLHPDNHKVLAFIRRYEDERILVVANLSRFVQGVELDLAAFRGMIPIELFGQTQFPPLGEAPYFITLGPHSFYWFALAPQQVEVSTQRADVVLRAAPLVVSGTWENVFRERAKADLESGLANYLRAQRWFKSRAIKTTEIVEAIPVPHTAAHTHIVVVQIGYTEGDAERYVLPLTIAQNETAARLQQEHPQAIVARVQVDGNAGVLYDAIGDPDFAMALFNSIAQRRRLKGWAGEITATTTRAFRLRQRAQTLGEPNLLRSDHSSTSIAFGNQFIFKMYRRLDEGINPDLEISRFLTEKSFANIPSVVGALEYQYRDATHMSLAVLQEFIPNQGDAWQYTLDALNDYFERALIQPKPAHVLAEARQSARLMSEEPLSAIASELIGHYLESARLLGKRTAELHVALASDSDNEAFAPEPFTAHYQRSIYQTMRSDAHLVFGLVRQRLKNLPEPEKTRAQRLLALESELQKRFRTVFERKIKAARIRCHGDYNLEQLMYTGKDFVVIDFEGEPSRPISERRIKRSPLRDVAGMLRSFHYASVFALRGERFRSTDVSALESWAQVWYRSVSAAFLNSYLEHAAQGGFLPKTKSDLALLLDVFLASRALFELSYELNNRPDWVGIPIQGLLQVLESEMKE from the coding sequence ATGCGACGAACTAATCGCGGCGACCCGTTTGACGATAATCCGCTGTGGTATAAAGACGCGATCATCTACGAAGTTCACGTCCGCGCGTTTCACGATAGCACCGGCGATGGCGTCGGCGACTTTCCGGGGTTGACGGCAAAACTCGACTATTTAAAAGACCTGGGCGTGACCGCGATTTGGCTCTTGCCATTTTATCCTTCGCCCTTGCGCGATGATGGCTACGATATCGCCGACTATAACAACGTGCATCCCGCGTACGGAACGCTGAACGATCTTAACGTATTTTTACGCCAAGCGCACGCGCGCGGTTTGCGCGTCATCACCGAACTCGTGTTGAATCACACATCGGACCAACACGCCTGGTTTCAAAAATCGCGCCGTGTGGCAAACGACGATCCCTGGCGCGATTTCTACGTCTGGAGCGACACACCGGAAAAGTACCGCGACGCGCGGATCATCTTTAAGGATTTTGAAACCTCCAACTGGACCTGGGATTCGCTTGGCAAGGCATACTATTGGCATCGCTTTTACGCGCACCAACCCGATCTCAACTATGAAAATTCTGCCGTCCGGCGCGCGATGCTCGAGATTGTAGACGCATGGTTTCGCATGGGCGTGGACGGCTTGCGCCTCGATGCCGTGCCGTACCTGTTCGAGCGCGAAGGTACGAATTGCGAAAACCTGCCAGAGACGCACGCGTTTCTCAAAGAATTGCGACAGCACATTCAAGCCCAGTTCAAGAATCGGATGTTGTTAGCCGAAGCGAATCAATGGCCCGAGGATGCCATTGCGTATTTTGGCGTCGGTGACGAATCGCACATGGCGTTTCACTTTCCGCTAATGCCGCGTCTGTTCATGAGCATTCGCATGGAAGATCGTTTCCCCATTGTCGAGATTCTCGACCAAACCCCGGCGATTCCAGAAACGTGCCAATGGGCGGTCTTTCTCCGCAATCACGACGAGCTGACCCTGGAAATGGTGACGGACGAAGAACGCGATTATATGTATCGCGTCTACGCGCACGACCGGCAGGCGCGCATCAATCTCGGCATTCGTCGCCGCCTCGCGCCGCTGTTGGGCAATCATCGCCGCCGCATCGAGCTGATGAATGGCTTGCTCTTTTCGATGCCAGGTTCGCCGGTCATTTACTATGGCGATGAAATCGGCATGGGCGACAACATTTATCTCGGCGACCGCAATGGCGTGCGGACGCCGATGCAGTGGAGCGCGGATCGCAACGCTGGTTTTTCACGCGCGAATCCACAGCAACTCTTCCTACCCATCATCATTGATCCCGAATACCATTACGAGGCAATCAACGTCGAAGCCCAGCAGAACAATCCGCACTCGCTTTTGTGGTGGATGAAGCGGCTCATCGCGATGCGGAAACGCTACCAGGCGTTCGGGCGCGGTACGATCGAATTTCTGCATCCCGACAATCACAAAGTCTTGGCGTTCATCCGCCGTTATGAAGATGAACGCATCCTAGTCGTCGCGAATCTTTCGCGATTTGTCCAGGGTGTCGAACTTGACCTAGCGGCGTTCAGGGGTATGATCCCGATCGAACTTTTTGGACAAACTCAATTTCCTCCGCTAGGAGAAGCGCCGTACTTTATCACACTGGGACCGCACTCGTTCTACTGGTTTGCGCTTGCGCCACAACAAGTAGAGGTCTCCACCCAACGCGCCGACGTAGTGCTGCGCGCCGCGCCGCTGGTCGTATCGGGAACCTGGGAAAATGTTTTTCGCGAACGCGCCAAAGCCGACTTGGAATCTGGATTGGCAAACTATTTGCGCGCGCAGCGATGGTTCAAGTCGCGCGCGATCAAGACGACCGAAATCGTCGAAGCAATTCCGGTCCCGCACACCGCGGCGCACACACACATCGTCGTCGTACAAATCGGCTACACCGAAGGCGACGCGGAACGATATGTTCTCCCGTTGACAATCGCCCAAAATGAAACCGCGGCGCGTTTGCAGCAGGAACATCCCCAAGCCATCGTCGCACGAGTTCAGGTGGATGGCAACGCGGGCGTGCTGTATGATGCGATCGGAGATCCGGATTTTGCGATGGCGCTCTTCAACTCCATCGCCCAGCGGCGGCGCTTGAAGGGCTGGGCGGGTGAAATCACTGCGACCACCACGCGCGCGTTTCGGTTGCGCCAGCGTGCGCAGACACTTGGCGAACCGAACCTCCTCAGGTCGGACCACAGCAGCACGTCCATCGCGTTTGGCAACCAGTTTATTTTCAAAATGTATCGGCGTCTCGATGAAGGCATCAATCCCGATTTGGAAATTAGCCGATTCCTAACTGAAAAGTCATTCGCCAACATTCCGAGTGTCGTCGGCGCGCTCGAGTATCAATATCGCGATGCCACGCACATGTCACTGGCAGTGTTGCAAGAGTTTATCCCCAACCAGGGCGACGCGTGGCAATACACGCTCGACGCGCTGAACGATTATTTCGAGCGCGCGTTGATCCAACCCAAGCCCGCCCACGTGCTCGCCGAAGCGCGCCAATCGGCTCGGCTGATGAGCGAAGAACCACTCTCCGCCATCGCGAGCGAACTGATCGGACACTATCTCGAATCGGCGCGGCTGTTGGGCAAACGGACCGCGGAATTGCACGTCGCGCTTGCTTCGGATTCGGATAATGAAGCGTTTGCGCCGGAGCCATTCACGGCGCACTATCAACGTTCGATCTATCAAACGATGCGGAGCGACGCACACCTGGTTTTCGGACTAGTCCGGCAGCGTCTTAAGAATCTGCCGGAACCGGAGAAAACGCGCGCGCAACGATTGCTCGCGCTCGAATCCGAACTGCAGAAGCGTTTCCGTACCGTGTTCGAGCGCAAGATCAAAGCAGCGCGCATTCGCTGTCACGGCGATTACAACCTGGAACAACTGATGTACACCGGCAAGGATTTTGTCGTGATTGATTTCGAAGGCGAGCCATCGCGCCCAATCAGCGAGCGACGGATTAAGCGCTCGCCTCTGCGCGATGTGGCAGGGATGTTGCGTTCGTTCCATTATGCGAGTGTGTTCGCGCTGCGCGGCGAACGGTTCCGTTCAACCGATGTGAGCGCGCTGGAATCGTGGGCGCAAGTATGGTATCGCTCAGTGAGCGCCGCGTTCCTAAATTCCTATCTGGAGCATGCCGCACAAGGTGGATTCTTGCCCAAAACCAAAAGCGACTTGGCATTACTGCTCGATGTATTTCTCGCGAGCAGAGCGTTGTTCGAATTATCCTACGAATTGAACAATCGTCCCGATTGGGTTGGCATTCCGATTCAGGGATTACTGCAGGTTCTGGAAAGCGAAATGAAAGAATAA